One Drosophila willistoni isolate 14030-0811.24 chromosome 2R unlocalized genomic scaffold, UCI_dwil_1.1 Seg167, whole genome shotgun sequence DNA segment encodes these proteins:
- the LOC6643909 gene encoding translocator protein: MATVQKPCGGDLLKIAGAVLLPNLAGYANGRLTRKNLENWYANLKFPTFKPPNWVFAPVWTSLYAGMGYASYLVWRDGGGFSSGSEAQLPLLAYGTQLALNWAWTPIFFGKHNIKAALIDILAVTTTASVCGVLFYKVNKTAGLIFVPYVAWLGFASALNYAIWKLNPEQESTDEKPSTSAHVKQN, encoded by the exons ATGGCAACAGTACAAAAACCCTGCGGTGGCGATCTCTTGAAGATTGCCGGCGCTGTCCTTTTGCCCAATTTGGCTGGCTATGCGAATGGACGTCTCACCCGTAAGAATCTAGAGAATTGGTATGCTAACCTGAAGTTCCCGACTTTTAAGCCTCCCAATTGGGTGTTTGCACCGGTTTGGACTTCGCTCTATGCGGGAATGGGTTATGCCTCATATCTGGTTTGGCGTGATGGCGGTGGCTTTAGCTCCGGATCAGAAGCTCAACTACCATTGTTGGCATATGGAACGCAATTAGCCTTGAATTGGGCTTGGACACCGATTTTCTTTGGCAAACATAATATTAAGGcg GCACTAATTGATATCTTGGCGGTGACCACCACTGCCAGTGTCTGCGGTGTTCTGTTCTATAAGGTCAATAAGACGGCTGGCCTAATCTTTGTGCCTTATGTGGCCTGGCTGGGATTCGCAAGTGCTTTGAATTATGCCATCTGGAAACTTAACCCGGAGCAGGAGTCAACGGATGAGAAGCCTTCCACTAGCGCTCATGTTAAGCAAAATTAA
- the LOC6644122 gene encoding protein Notchless, whose amino-acid sequence MLAKKRKFGASSEEEKDETQNAPHTIQARLISDTGEEAGPPIELPAGVTAQQLGLICNALLKNEESTPYLFFVGDDEIKKSLEQTLDLTQVDTENVLDIVYQPQAVFKVRPVTRCTSSMPGHAEAIVSLSFSPNGKHLASGSGDTTVRLWDLTTETPHYTCSGHKQWVLCVSWSPDGELLASACKAGQIIIWDPETGQQKGRPLTGHKKHINCLSWEPYHQNVECRKLASASSDGDCRVWDVKLGQCLLNIAGHTNAVTAVRWGGAGLIYTSSKDRSIKMWRAADGILCRTFTGHAHWVNNLALSTDYVLRTGPFEPVKKFNKDNYNNLDTEQRQALALKRFQAVCPDDVESFVSCSDDNTLYLWRNNQNKCVTRLTGHQNVVNDVKYSPDVKLIASASFDKSVRLWRAHDGQFLATFRGHVQAVYTLAWSADSRLIVSGSKDSTLKVWSVQTKKLAQELPGHADEVFGVDWAPDGSRVASGGKDKVIKLWAY is encoded by the exons ATGTTGGCCAAAAAACGGAAATTCGGTGCATCCTCAGAGGAGGAGAAAGATGAAACACAGAATGCACCTCATACCATTCAGGCACGCCTGATTTCAGACACAGGAGAGGAGGCTGGCCCACCCATTGAGCTGCCGGCAGGCGTGACTGCCCAACAATTGGGATTGATTTGCAATGCTTTGCTGAAAAACGAAGAGAGCACTCCCTACTTGTTTTTTGTGGGCGATGATGAGATAAAAAAATCCTTGGAGCAAACTCTGGACTTGACCCAAGTGGACACAGAAAATGTACTGGATATTGTCTATCAACCGCAAGCTGTATTCAAAGTGCGTCCCGTGACCAGATGCACAAGTTCCATGCCCGGGCATGCAGAGGCCATTGTCTCCCTTTCATTTAGCCCAAATGGTAAGCACTTGGCCAGTGGAAGTGGCGACACAACCGTTCGCCTTTGGGACTTAACCACCGAGACCCCACATTACACATGCTCCGGCCATAAACAGTGGGTGCTTTGCGTCTCCTGGTCTCCAGATGGTGAGCTACTTGCCAGTGCCTGCAAAGCAGGGCAGATAATAATATGGGATCCAGAGACAGGACAGCAAAAAGGTCGTCCCTTGACTGGGCACAAGAAGCATATAAATTGCCTCAGCTGGGAGCCGTATCATCAAAATGTGGAATGCAGAAAATTGGCCTCCGCGAGTAGTGACGGTGATTGTCGGGTTTGGGATGTGAAATTGGGTCAATGTCTGCTAAATATTGCTGGACATACGAACGCTGTTACTGCTGTGCGATGGGGTGGAGCAGGTCTCATATATACCTCATCAAAGGATCGATCGATCAAGATGTGGAGAGCTGCTGATGGAATCTTATGTCGCACTTTTACCGGACATGCCCATTGGGTGAACAATTTGGCCTTAAGTACGGACTATGTGTTGCGCACAGGACCCTTTGAACCCGTCAAGAAATTCAACAAGGACAACTACAACAATCTAGACA CCGAACAGCGACAAGCACTGGCCTTGAAACGGTTCCAAGCCGTTTGTCCCGATGATGTGGAATCTTTTGTCTCCTGTTCGGACGATAATACCCTATATTTGTGGCGCAATAATCAAAACAAATGTGTGACAAGGCTCACGGGCCATCAGAATGTGGTAAACGATGTGAAATATTCGCCAGATGTCAAGCTTATTGCCTCCGCCTCGTTTGACAAATCCGTGCGACTTTGGCGTGCCCATGACGGTCAGTTTCTGGCCACATTCCGTGGTCACGTTCAAGCTGTCTATACCTTGGCCTGGTCCGCCGATTCCCGTTTAATTGTCTCAGGCAGTAAGGACTCCACCTTAAAGG TTTGGAGCGTGCAAACGAAAAAATTGGCTCAAGAGCTGCCTGGACATGCTGACGAGGTGTTCGGCGTTGATTGGGCTCCCGATGGCTCGCGTGTTGCCTCTGGAGGCAAGGACAAAGTGATCAAGTT GTGGGCCTATTAA
- the LOC6643911 gene encoding uncharacterized protein LOC6643911, with protein sequence MDFDEHAYALEFFNFTPEQIAAERQHCVNSIVGKAIDATIKRIETPATALKLKEQKARVMRSIQERCVPKLDHLRVMDKQTFHVPPHVLQIQDFDLEHQFDVKDEQKKLAKLELLKTRFRENVAMLAQLKVEDDNYSAMEDIIRMETKMQQQIYAKLESLNCPKLIKFAQKVVDNEQQKEK encoded by the exons ATGGACTTTGATGAACATGCCTATGCTCTGGAGTTCTTTAACTTCACACCCGAGCAGATTGCAGCCGAGCGTCAACATTGTGTAAATTCCATAGTTGGCAAGGCTATCGATGCAACCATAAAGAGAATTGAGACGCCAGCCACTGCACTAAAGTTGAAGGAACAAAAGGCTCGCGTGATGCGGAGCATCCAAGAGCGCTGTGTCCCCAAACTGGACCATCTTCGGGTAATGGACAAGCAAACATTTCATGTGCCACCGCATGTTTTACAGATCCAAGACTTTGACTTGGAACATCAGTTTGACGTCAAGGATGAGCAGAAGAAGTTGGCCAAACTGGAGCTACTCAAAACACGCTTTCGCGAG AACGTAGCCATGCTGGCCCAGTTGAAGGTGGAGGATGACAATTATTCCGCTATGGAGGATATAATCCGCATGGAAACGAAAATGCAGCAACAAATCTATGCCAAGTTGGAATCTTTAAATTGTCCcaaattgattaaatttgcACAAAAAGTGGTCGACAATGAGCAGCAGAAGGAAAAGTAA
- the LOC6644121 gene encoding pseudouridine-metabolizing bifunctional protein C1861.05 translates to MWLRRLLDLPRLVRHAHYQHGLLPRQIMVHPDIQAALKHNQPIVALESTIITHGMPMPQNVETALQVEEEVRQAGAIPATIGILDGCIRVGLTGEELKELARKPREEVIKCSRRDLPYVVASRKSGGTTVAATMLLAHQVGIDVFATGGIGGVHREGHITMDVSADLVELGRTPVAVICSGIKSILDIPRTLEYLETQGVCVASFESPQRMFPDFFTRDSQCQVPYNLNTIQEAAKLLRSWKELNLKSGALIGVPIPHKFAANKKEIDQAIIDANQKALENGIKGKDVTPFLLKAITEITKGRSLESNMALIRNNARVAGQIAKEMKTPKQESFSSSSSAKSSVASPLVIGASILDLSFQYKSSDRELNLDGGTYKATSQLTAGGVGRNIAEGLYKLHGQVNLISAIGRDKLGQSLCQLMPKEMQNHLILDENQATSLCSLVFDKSGDCKLILGNMDIHSISINPELLLQQSQLFAQAPLVIMDSNISVESMETVLRLAAKYNLPVFFEPTDMFIAGKPFTLSPQLTQHIRLIKPNLKELQTIVETITGEKVSPSATLPAANERSQLLSATKELVKKIDRHFNCIISTLGDHGVLLSYRSDASQNVEALLDVSPPAKHITRFFEAPLVENIRNVSGAGDSFCAGFITSLLRRHKVEECVAAGFVAAGRALQSDSAVPETYFKCPEEFELRYKETLKTLQRQTIG, encoded by the coding sequence ATGTGGCTTCGCCGGCTCCTCGATCTTCCCCGGCTTGTTCGTCATGCCCACTACCAGCATGGACTATTGCCACGTCAAATAATGGTCCATCCGGACATCCAGGCCGCCCTGAAACATAATCAACCAATAGTGGCTTTAGAATCGACAATTATTACACATGGTATGCCCATGCCGCAAAATGTTGAAACTGCTTTGCAGGTTGAGGAGGAAGTTCGTCAAGCAGGTGCCATACCAGCAACTATAGGAATATTAGATGGTTGCATTCGTGTGGGACTGACAGGGGAGGAGCTGAAGGAATTGGCCCGCAAGCCACGGGAAGAGGTCATCAAATGCTCTCGTCGGGATTTGCCCTATGTGGTGGCATCACGCAAAAGTGGAGGAACTACTGTGGCCGCCACTATGCTTTTGGCTCACCAAGTGGGGATTGATGTCTTTGCCACTGGCGGCATAGGTGGAGTTCATCGAGAGGGTCACATCACCATGGATGTATCGGCGGACCTCGTTGAACTGGGAAGAACTCCAGTGGCCGTGATATGCAGTGGCATCAAGTCGATTTTGGATATACCCAGGACATTGGAGTATCTGGAAACCCAAGGGGTATGTGTCGCCAGTTTTGAAAGTCCTCAACGTATGTTTCCCGATTTTTTTACCCGTGACAGTCAATGCCAAGTGCCATACAATTTGAATACCATACAAGAGGCTGCCAAATTGTTGAGATCTTGGAAGGAGCTGAATTTGAAATCTGGGGCTTTAATAGGTGTACCGATACCGCATAAATTTGCGGCGAATAAGAAGGAGATCGATCAAGCCATCATCGACGCTAATCAAAAGGCATTGGAAAACGGAATCAAAGGTAAAGACGTGACTCCATTTCTTCTGAAGGCCATCACTGAAATTACAAAGGGCAGGAGTCTAGAGTCAAATATGGCGTTGATTAGGAACAACGCCAGAGTAGCAGGACAAATAGCGAAGGAAATGAAGACACCTAAACAGGAAAgtttttcatcatcatcatcagcgaAGTCGTCAGTTGCGTCTCCTTTGGTAATTGGAGCCTCCATATTGGATTTATCGTTCCAATATAAGAGCTCGGACCGTGAGTTGAACTTGGATGGTGGCACCTATAAGGCCACTAGCCAATTGACAGCTGGTGGAGTGGGCCGCAATATAGCCGAAGGTCTCTACAAACTTCATGGACAAGTAAATCTTATATCTGCAATAGGACGAGACAAATTGGGCCAAAGTCTGTGCCAGTTAATGCCAAAGGAAATGCAAAACCATCTGATACTCGATGAAAATCAAGCGACATCTTTGTGTTCACTAGTTTTTGATAAATCCGGCGACTGTAAACTGATTCTGGGGAATATGGATATACATTCGATAAGCATTAATCCCGAACTCCTGCTACAGCAATCGCAACTTTTCGCTCAGGCTCCGCTGGTTATAATGGATAGCAATATCTCTGTTGAGTCTATGGAAACGGTTCTTCGCCTGGCAGCGAAATACAACTTACCGGTTTTCTTTGAGCCTACCGATATGTTTATAGCTGGCAAACCGTTCACCTTATCCCCCCAGCTGACCCAGCATATACGCCTCATCAAGCCCAATCTGAAAGAGCTGCAAACAATAGTGGAAACCATCACAGGGGAGAAAGTGTCACCATCTGCAACCCTTCCGGCAGCTAATGAGCGCTCTCAACTTCTGTCGGCCACAAAAGAATTGGTTAAGAAAATCGATCGACACTTTAATTGCATCATTTCCACGTTGGGAGATCACGGCGTTTTATTGAGTTATCGGTCGGATGCATCTCAAAATGTCGAAGCTTTACTGGACGTAAGTCCTCCGGCAAAGCATATAACACGGTTCTTTGAAGCTCCTTTGGTTGAGAATATTAGAAATGTTTCCGGTGCTGGTGACAGTTTCTGTGCTGGCTTTATAACCTCGCTCTTGAGGCGTCATAAGGTGGAGGAATGCGTGGCTGCTGGTTTCGTGGCTGCAGGAAGGGCTTTGCAATCGGACTCGGCAGTGCCGGAGACTTATTTTAAATGTCCTGAGGAATTTGAATTGCGCTACAAGGAAACGCTCAAGACCTTGCAACGCCAGACTATTggctaa
- the LOC6643910 gene encoding proteoglycan 4, whose translation MNVEKLKRLQSQVRIGGKGTPRRKKKVMHQTAATDDKKLQSSLKKLSVSTIPGIEEVNIIKDDLTVIHFNNPKAQASLSANTFAVTGHGETKKVMEMLPDILPQLGQETVAQLRMYASSMNQQKTNGDQTLGGPNDDDEVPELVGDFDEVAKVEAEQKDVKKLNEEKQTTGKQEQKEKKQDNKKKQENQNKEKSNKNTIDATKPNGEAAKNKNQSKPEAKNKDQGKSQTAPTNQNIGIESQTKPQPEASKNKKDNKEKSKAAQTQGKPQSNVAKQPPKVDPKIGPEAVQSQAKSASQEASSKDLIQPTPEVTKSQKGNESTPPPAKGQEKPPAEPAKPQPQPSLVDQQAKSSTESAANKGNQAAPAVIKDTAKNVTERAGIVEPPKQVQSQPATIKEEPKITQETAKVQVESQQAAQTIPTTETAKIEVKSKSPPAAVKENTKNEGKGKSPPANIKEPIRPADIQKTPVTGKEAPASTVPSQPAVDDKQTKITPDLAKAQVDTSPPTAAVKQQATPSPEAAKNIQMPPTTEAKPSAEPVKIQAPQQSQPTATVEQVKPNVAPTKTETDIKPQPTVVKEESKLSPEPAKIESQPAAVKEQPNPIGEPAKNQNKSASPPAIAKKEVKPDSKPSKTTSSPPPSPQIASPIKEETQTPTAGPPPAQTLAQIVATPTAKIEEKVEAKPTIESDKKLDEPKPPSPPEIAAPKQVTPPPIAAIAPPSPETAKAPAVAAAPQKQQPPPAVKKQKESPAKPQAAKPGPQPSQQGQKQAPGGGEGNKQKQTTPKPSVGPKPAAAKPANQPKSQANPNPGQAKPNNNNKASPSPPKPKTPANTPNVPSPKATTPSPKAAGSPKTTSPKAGRPTGAPANPNPTN comes from the coding sequence ATGAATGTGGAGAAGTTGAAACGTCTGCAGTCCCAAGTCCGTATTGGAGGCAAGGGTACACCACGTCGCAAGAAGAAAGTGATGCACCAGACGGCGGCCACCGATGATAAAAAGCTACAGAGTTCTCTGAAAAAACTTTCGGTTAGCACCATACCGGGCATTGAGGAGGTGAACATCATTAAGGATGATCTGACAGTCATCCATTTTAATAATCCCAAAGCCCAGGCCTCGCTATCGGCCAATACGTTTGCGGTCACCGGTCATGGAGAGACCAAAAAGGTGATGGAAATGCTGCCAGATATTCTTCCCCAATTGGGTCAGGAGACAGTGGCCCAACTGCGGATGTATGCCAGTTCAATGAATCAGCAAAAGACCAACGGAGACCAAACTCTTGGCGGAccaaatgatgatgatgaagtgCCCGAATTGGTTGGTGACTTTGACGAAGTGGCAAAAGTAGAGGCAGAGCAAAAAGATGTCAAAAAGTTAAATGAGGAGAAACAGACCACCGGCAAGCAGGAACAAAAGGAGAAGAAACAGGATAACAAGAAGAAACAGGAGAATCAGAATAAAGAGAAATCGAATAAAAATACTATTGATGCAACCAAACCAAATGGTGAAGCAGCAAAGAACAAAAATCAAAGTAAGCCGGAGGCAAAGAATAAGGATCAGGGTAAATCTCAGACAGCCCCCACTAACCAGAACATTGGAATTGAATCCCAGACGAAACCTCAACCGGAagcatcaaaaaataaaaaagacaaTAAGGAAAAATCAAAAGCTGCTCAAACACAGGGTAAACCGCAATCAAATGTTGCTAAACAACCTCCCAAGGTGGATCCTAAGATTGGACCAGAAGCTGTTCAAAGTCAAGCAAAATCCGCATCCCAGGAAGCTTCTTCGAAGGATTTGATCCAACCTACTCCTGAAGTTACTAAAAGTCAAAAAGGAAACGAGTCTACACCGCCTCCTGCAAAGGGACAAGAAAAGCCACCCGCAGAACCCGCCAAGCCACAACCTCAGCCATCCCTTGTCGACCAACAAGCCAAATCATCGACAGAATCTGCTGCAAACAAGGGTAACCAGGCGGCGCCAGCTGTCATCAAGGATACCGCAAAGAATGTCACTGAACGTGCTGGTATTGTAGAACCTCCAAAACAGGTCCAATCCCAACCAGCTACAATTAAAGAAGAACCAAAGATTACTCAAGAAACTGCTAAGGTTCAAGTGGAGTCTCAGCAAGCTGCACAAACCATACCAACCACAGAAACAGCTAAAATTGAAGTAAAGAGCAAATCCCCTCCAGCTGCGGTAAAGGAAAATACTAAGAACGAGGGGAAGGGCAAATCTCCTCCAGCTAATATTAAGGAACCGATTAGACCAGCGGACATCCAAAAGACACCGGTTACTGGTAAAGAAGCACCCGCGTCTACTGTTCCATCTCAGCCAGCTGTGGATGACAAGCAGACTAAAATTACTCCAGATTTGGCCAAAGCTCAAGTAGATACTTCTCCACCAACTGCTGCAGTTAAGCAACAGGCCACACCGTCTCCAGAAGCAGCAAAGAACATCCAGATGCCACCTACAACCGAGGCCAAGCCAAGCGCAGAACCTGTTAAAATCCAAGCACCGCAGCAATCCCAACCCACTGCTACTGTGGAACAGGTCAAACCAAACGTTGCTCCGACCAAAACCGAAACGGATATCAAACCTCAGCCAACTGTTGTTAAGGAAGAATCTAAACTGAGCCCAGAACCTGCTAAAATTGAATCCCAACCAGCAGCTGTTAAAGAGCAGCCCAATCCGATTGGAGAACCtgctaaaaatcaaaataagaGTGCATCTCCGCCAGCCATTGCTAAAAAGGAAGTCAAGCCGGATTCCAAACCGTCTAAGACAACCTCCTCCCCTCCACCTTCTCCTCAAATAGCCAGTCCCATTAAGGAAGAAACACAGACACCGACTGCAGGACCACCTCCAGCCCAAACTCTAGCCCAGATTGTGGCTACCCCAACTGCCAAGATCGAGGAAAAAGTAGAGGCCAAACCGACCATCGAGTCTGACAAAAAGTTAGATGAACCCAAACCGCCGTCTCCTCCAGAAATAGCAGCACCTAAACAAGTGACTCCACCCCCAATCGCAGCAATAGCACCACCATCGCCGGAGACTGCCAAAGCTCCCGCTGTGGCTGCTGCACCCCAGAAACAACAGCCCCCTCCTGcagttaaaaaacaaaaggaatcCCCTGCTAAGCCTCAGGCAGCCAAGCCTGGACCACAACCATCTCAACAGGGACAGAAGCAGGCACCAGGCGGCGGCGAGGGAAACAAGCAAAAGCAAACTACCCCAAAACCTTCAGTGGGTCCcaaaccagcagcagcaaagccAGCTAATCAGCCCAAGAGCCAAGCAAATCCTAATCCGGGGCAAGCCAAGcccaacaataataataaggCGTCTCCTTCACCACCAAAGCCAAAGACACCAGCCAACACCCCAAATGTGCCATCGCCAAAGGCCACAACTCCATCACCCAAAGCAGCCGGATCACCAAAGACAACTTCTCCTAAAGCCGGCAGGCCAACTGGTGCACCAGCTAATCCTAATCCAACCAACTAA